One Amaranthus tricolor cultivar Red isolate AtriRed21 chromosome 1, ASM2621246v1, whole genome shotgun sequence DNA window includes the following coding sequences:
- the LOC130808686 gene encoding uncharacterized protein LOC130808686 — protein MSGGGGNYTWQCNFCKQIKSGSYTRVRAHLMGVAKGGISQCPSVTNEDRMQMRNLERQVEQYEVSRQPKRPPLPSQSLSSETSLSPTSYAKKRKSDNPITKAFDIQARNNLDAEIARMFFTGGLPFNLCRNPYYVSSYNYAATNNIPGYNKMRTTLLDREKENVERLLEPTKATWREKGVSIVSDGWSDPQRRPLINLMVACEVGPLFLKAVGCSGEVKDKDFIASLLNDAIEEVGEDKFGVQILTDNASNCKTVGELIEGRYPHIF, from the coding sequence ATGAGTGGAGGTGGGGGTAATTATACTTGGCAATGCAACTTTTGCAAACAAATAAAGAGTGGTTCATATACTAGAGTTAGAGCACATTTGATGGGTGTAGCAAAAGGTGGAATTAGTCAATGTCCTAGTGTAACAAATGAGGATAGAATGCAAATGAGAAACTTAGAAAGACAAGTTGAGCAATATGAAGTATCTAGACAACCAAAAAGACCACCACTTCCTAGTCAATCTTTGTCTTCTGAAACTTCTCTTTCACCAACTTCATATGCCAAGAAAAGAAAATCTGACAACCCAATCACCAAAGCTTTTGATATACAAGCTCGAAACAATTTAGATGCTGAGATAGCAAGGATGTTTTTTACTGGAGGATTGCCTTTCAACCTTTGTCGAAACCCTTACTATGTTAGTTCATACAACTATGCTGCCACAAATAATATTCCTGGTTACAATAAAATGAGAACCACTTTGTTGGATagagagaaagaaaatgttGAAAGGCTTTTAGAACCAACAAAGGCTACTTGGAGAGAAAAAGGGGTAAGTATAGTGAGTGATGGGTGGAGTGATCCACAAAGGAGACCTTTAATTAACCTCATGGTGGCTTGTGAAGTTGGTCCTCTGTTCTTAAAGGCCGTTGGTTGCTCAGGAGAGGTAAAGGATAAAGACTTTATTGCTAGTTTGTTGAATGATGCCATTGAAGAAGTTGGAGAGGACAAATTTGGTGTACAAATTCTCACTGATAATGCAAGCAATTGCAAGACCGTTGGAGAACTTATAGAGGGTAGATATCCACATATATTTTAG
- the LOC130818311 gene encoding DAR GTPase 2, mitochondrial isoform X6 gives MCVIYWLPSISMLNKMTKKDSLSLMATLVGDAVRKNAGKHKNRWSWYTPFMAAASEAISQRIPVVDFVLDLRDARIPLSSECEIFKRLSSSSSSRRIIVLNKVDLVSRSQVKECLRHFEGQKFPVFSVNSHNKDNIHEFLNFLQGQVRALKKAEPQRHTITMMLVGIPNVGKSALANSLHQIGRISATEKGRLKHAVVSPLPGETKEISGLKVASHPNIYVLDTPGILPPQIIDVNVNANFALTGAFTDSLAGEKVLAQYFLSVLNLSNEYQKWEKLSTPELLVSVKDDNVASHFGSSVNRVLSAEDSLDHTKDSVVRNVRKRLFEAASSFKGNIHNQEELLRLIQTEFIVLKKAFALACWSEEEMNHKVAVKLLNLFRTGRLGHYVLDSIPHT, from the exons ATGTGTGTTATTTATTGGTTACCCAGTATCAGCATGTTAaacaaaatgacaaaaaaagatAGCTTATCATTGATGGCGACGCTAGTAGGTGATGCAGTTAGAAAAAATGCTGGAAAACATAAGAACAGGTGGAGTTGGTACACTCCTTTCATGGCCGCAGCTTCTGAAGCCATTTCTCAACGTATCCCAGTTGTGGATTTTGTTCTTGATCTTCGAGATGCACGT ATACCATTATCATCAGAATGTGAGATATTTAAGAGAttatcatcttcttcctcgTCTCGACGCATCATTGTTTTGAATAAGGTGGATTTGGTCAGCCGCTCCCAAGTCAAG GAATGTTTAAGGCATTTTGAAGGACAAAAATTTCCAGTTTTCAGTGTGAATTCACATAATAAAGATAACATTCATGAG TTTCTAAACTTCCTGCAAGGCCAAGTCAGAGCTTTGAAGAAAGCAGAGCCTCAACGCCATACCATAACAATGATGTTGGTTGGAATTCCTAATGTTGGAAAATCAGCTCTTGCAAATTCATTGCATCAAATTGGTCGGATTAGTGCGACAG AAAAGGGAAGGTTAAAGCATGCAGTAGTGAGTCCATTGCCTGGTGAGACAAAGGAAATCTCTGGTTTAAAG GTTGCAAGCCACCCTAATATTTATGTCTTGGATACCCCTGGCATTTTACCTCCACAGATAATTGATGTGAACGTCAATGCCAATTTCGCTTTAACAG GAGCTTTCACTGATAGTTTAGCAGGAGAAAAAGTTCTTGCACAATATTTTCTCTCCGTCCTTAACTTGAGCAATGAATACCAGAAATGGGAGAAGTTATCTACTCCAGAACTTCTAGTTTCAGTAAAAGATGATAATGTGGCATCACATTTTGGTAGCTCTGTAAACAGAGTTTTAAGTGCAGAAGACTCACTCGATCATACAAAG GATTCTGTAGTACGCAATGTCCGTAAAAGGCTGTTTGAAGCTGCATCATCCTTCAAAGGTAATATACATAACCAAGAGGAATTATTGAGGCTTATACAAACAGAATTTATAGTTTTGAAAAAGGCATTTGCTTTGGCTTGCTGGTCGGAGGAGGAAATGAATCATAAAGTTGCTGTAAAATTACTTAATCTTTTTCGAACAGGGAGGCTTGGTCATTATGTATTAGACTCCATACCCCATACTTGA
- the LOC130818311 gene encoding DAR GTPase 2, mitochondrial isoform X5 — protein sequence MCVIYWLPSISMLNKMTKKDSLSLMATLVGDAVRKNAGKHKNRWSWYTPFMAAASEAISQRIPVVDFVLDLRDARIPLSSECEIFKRLSSSSSSRRIIVLNKVDLVSRSQVKECLRHFEGQKFPVFSVNSHNKDNIHEFLNFLQGQVRALKKAEPQRHTITMMLVGIPNVGKSALANSLHQIGRISATEKGRLKHAVVSPLPGETKEISGLKVESHSDGFNNVFIFPSLFRLNHYVAILGFQVASHPNIYVLDTPGILPPQIIDVNVNANFALTGAFTDSLAGEKVLAQYFLSVLNLSNEYQKWEKLSTPELLVSVKDDNVASHFGSSVNRVLSAEDSLDHTKDSVVRNVRKRLFEAASSFKGNIHNQEELLRLIQTEFIVLKKAFALACWSEEEMNHKVAVKLLNLFRTGRLGHYVLDSIPHT from the exons ATGTGTGTTATTTATTGGTTACCCAGTATCAGCATGTTAaacaaaatgacaaaaaaagatAGCTTATCATTGATGGCGACGCTAGTAGGTGATGCAGTTAGAAAAAATGCTGGAAAACATAAGAACAGGTGGAGTTGGTACACTCCTTTCATGGCCGCAGCTTCTGAAGCCATTTCTCAACGTATCCCAGTTGTGGATTTTGTTCTTGATCTTCGAGATGCACGT ATACCATTATCATCAGAATGTGAGATATTTAAGAGAttatcatcttcttcctcgTCTCGACGCATCATTGTTTTGAATAAGGTGGATTTGGTCAGCCGCTCCCAAGTCAAG GAATGTTTAAGGCATTTTGAAGGACAAAAATTTCCAGTTTTCAGTGTGAATTCACATAATAAAGATAACATTCATGAG TTTCTAAACTTCCTGCAAGGCCAAGTCAGAGCTTTGAAGAAAGCAGAGCCTCAACGCCATACCATAACAATGATGTTGGTTGGAATTCCTAATGTTGGAAAATCAGCTCTTGCAAATTCATTGCATCAAATTGGTCGGATTAGTGCGACAG AAAAGGGAAGGTTAAAGCATGCAGTAGTGAGTCCATTGCCTGGTGAGACAAAGGAAATCTCTGGTTTAAAGGTGGAGTCACACTCGGATGGTTTTAATAATGTGTttatttttccttctctttttcgATTGAATCATTATGTGGCTATATTGGGTTTCCAGGTTGCAAGCCACCCTAATATTTATGTCTTGGATACCCCTGGCATTTTACCTCCACAGATAATTGATGTGAACGTCAATGCCAATTTCGCTTTAACAG GAGCTTTCACTGATAGTTTAGCAGGAGAAAAAGTTCTTGCACAATATTTTCTCTCCGTCCTTAACTTGAGCAATGAATACCAGAAATGGGAGAAGTTATCTACTCCAGAACTTCTAGTTTCAGTAAAAGATGATAATGTGGCATCACATTTTGGTAGCTCTGTAAACAGAGTTTTAAGTGCAGAAGACTCACTCGATCATACAAAG GATTCTGTAGTACGCAATGTCCGTAAAAGGCTGTTTGAAGCTGCATCATCCTTCAAAGGTAATATACATAACCAAGAGGAATTATTGAGGCTTATACAAACAGAATTTATAGTTTTGAAAAAGGCATTTGCTTTGGCTTGCTGGTCGGAGGAGGAAATGAATCATAAAGTTGCTGTAAAATTACTTAATCTTTTTCGAACAGGGAGGCTTGGTCATTATGTATTAGACTCCATACCCCATACTTGA
- the LOC130818311 gene encoding DAR GTPase 2, mitochondrial isoform X2 has protein sequence MLNKMTKKDSLSLMATLVGDAVRKNAGKHKNRWSWYTPFMAAASEAISQRIPVVDFVLDLRDARIPLSSECEIFKRLSSSSSSRRIIVLNKVDLVSRSQVKECLRHFEGQKFPVFSVNSHNKDNIHEFLNFLQGQVRALKKAEPQRHTITMMLVGIPNVGKSALANSLHQIGRISATEKGRLKHAVVSPLPGETKEISGLKVESHSDGFNNVFIFPSLFRLNHYVAILGFQVASHPNIYVLDTPGILPPQIIDVNVNANFALTDLNLFGKIKRLSAKTGSIYVCSYTLIVLWMQCTKIRLVAHNLRNSLSDVKFGAGAFTDSLAGEKVLAQYFLSVLNLSNEYQKWEKLSTPELLVSVKDDNVASHFGSSVNRVLSAEDSLDHTKDSVVRNVRKRLFEAASSFKGNIHNQEELLRLIQTEFIVLKKAFALACWSEEEMNHKVAVKLLNLFRTGRLGHYVLDSIPHT, from the exons ATGTTAaacaaaatgacaaaaaaagatAGCTTATCATTGATGGCGACGCTAGTAGGTGATGCAGTTAGAAAAAATGCTGGAAAACATAAGAACAGGTGGAGTTGGTACACTCCTTTCATGGCCGCAGCTTCTGAAGCCATTTCTCAACGTATCCCAGTTGTGGATTTTGTTCTTGATCTTCGAGATGCACGT ATACCATTATCATCAGAATGTGAGATATTTAAGAGAttatcatcttcttcctcgTCTCGACGCATCATTGTTTTGAATAAGGTGGATTTGGTCAGCCGCTCCCAAGTCAAG GAATGTTTAAGGCATTTTGAAGGACAAAAATTTCCAGTTTTCAGTGTGAATTCACATAATAAAGATAACATTCATGAG TTTCTAAACTTCCTGCAAGGCCAAGTCAGAGCTTTGAAGAAAGCAGAGCCTCAACGCCATACCATAACAATGATGTTGGTTGGAATTCCTAATGTTGGAAAATCAGCTCTTGCAAATTCATTGCATCAAATTGGTCGGATTAGTGCGACAG AAAAGGGAAGGTTAAAGCATGCAGTAGTGAGTCCATTGCCTGGTGAGACAAAGGAAATCTCTGGTTTAAAGGTGGAGTCACACTCGGATGGTTTTAATAATGTGTttatttttccttctctttttcgATTGAATCATTATGTGGCTATATTGGGTTTCCAGGTTGCAAGCCACCCTAATATTTATGTCTTGGATACCCCTGGCATTTTACCTCCACAGATAATTGATGTGAACGTCAATGCCAATTTCGCTTTAACAG ATTTGAATTTGTTCGGGAAGATAAAGAGGTTGAGTGCTAAAACGGGTTCCATTTATGTCTGCTCTTATACACTCATAGTTTTATGGATGCAATGCACTAAGATTCGACTGGTGGCTCATAATCTGAGAAATAGTCTTTCTGATGTAAAGTTTGGTGCAGGAGCTTTCACTGATAGTTTAGCAGGAGAAAAAGTTCTTGCACAATATTTTCTCTCCGTCCTTAACTTGAGCAATGAATACCAGAAATGGGAGAAGTTATCTACTCCAGAACTTCTAGTTTCAGTAAAAGATGATAATGTGGCATCACATTTTGGTAGCTCTGTAAACAGAGTTTTAAGTGCAGAAGACTCACTCGATCATACAAAG GATTCTGTAGTACGCAATGTCCGTAAAAGGCTGTTTGAAGCTGCATCATCCTTCAAAGGTAATATACATAACCAAGAGGAATTATTGAGGCTTATACAAACAGAATTTATAGTTTTGAAAAAGGCATTTGCTTTGGCTTGCTGGTCGGAGGAGGAAATGAATCATAAAGTTGCTGTAAAATTACTTAATCTTTTTCGAACAGGGAGGCTTGGTCATTATGTATTAGACTCCATACCCCATACTTGA
- the LOC130818311 gene encoding DAR GTPase 2, mitochondrial isoform X3 has translation MCVIYWLPSISMLNKMTKKDSLSLMATLVGDAVRKNAGKHKNRWSWYTPFMAAASEAISQRIPVVDFVLDLRDARIPLSSECEIFKRLSSSSSSRRIIVLNKVDLVSRSQVKECLRHFEGQKFPVFSVNSHNKDNIHEFLNFLQGQVRALKKAEPQRHTITMMLVGIPNVGKSALANSLHQIGRISATEKGRLKHAVVSPLPGETKEISGLKVASHPNIYVLDTPGILPPQIIDVNVNANFALTDLNLFGKIKRLSAKTGSIYVCSYTLIVLWMQCTKIRLVAHNLRNSLSDVKFGAGAFTDSLAGEKVLAQYFLSVLNLSNEYQKWEKLSTPELLVSVKDDNVASHFGSSVNRVLSAEDSLDHTKDSVVRNVRKRLFEAASSFKGNIHNQEELLRLIQTEFIVLKKAFALACWSEEEMNHKVAVKLLNLFRTGRLGHYVLDSIPHT, from the exons ATGTGTGTTATTTATTGGTTACCCAGTATCAGCATGTTAaacaaaatgacaaaaaaagatAGCTTATCATTGATGGCGACGCTAGTAGGTGATGCAGTTAGAAAAAATGCTGGAAAACATAAGAACAGGTGGAGTTGGTACACTCCTTTCATGGCCGCAGCTTCTGAAGCCATTTCTCAACGTATCCCAGTTGTGGATTTTGTTCTTGATCTTCGAGATGCACGT ATACCATTATCATCAGAATGTGAGATATTTAAGAGAttatcatcttcttcctcgTCTCGACGCATCATTGTTTTGAATAAGGTGGATTTGGTCAGCCGCTCCCAAGTCAAG GAATGTTTAAGGCATTTTGAAGGACAAAAATTTCCAGTTTTCAGTGTGAATTCACATAATAAAGATAACATTCATGAG TTTCTAAACTTCCTGCAAGGCCAAGTCAGAGCTTTGAAGAAAGCAGAGCCTCAACGCCATACCATAACAATGATGTTGGTTGGAATTCCTAATGTTGGAAAATCAGCTCTTGCAAATTCATTGCATCAAATTGGTCGGATTAGTGCGACAG AAAAGGGAAGGTTAAAGCATGCAGTAGTGAGTCCATTGCCTGGTGAGACAAAGGAAATCTCTGGTTTAAAG GTTGCAAGCCACCCTAATATTTATGTCTTGGATACCCCTGGCATTTTACCTCCACAGATAATTGATGTGAACGTCAATGCCAATTTCGCTTTAACAG ATTTGAATTTGTTCGGGAAGATAAAGAGGTTGAGTGCTAAAACGGGTTCCATTTATGTCTGCTCTTATACACTCATAGTTTTATGGATGCAATGCACTAAGATTCGACTGGTGGCTCATAATCTGAGAAATAGTCTTTCTGATGTAAAGTTTGGTGCAGGAGCTTTCACTGATAGTTTAGCAGGAGAAAAAGTTCTTGCACAATATTTTCTCTCCGTCCTTAACTTGAGCAATGAATACCAGAAATGGGAGAAGTTATCTACTCCAGAACTTCTAGTTTCAGTAAAAGATGATAATGTGGCATCACATTTTGGTAGCTCTGTAAACAGAGTTTTAAGTGCAGAAGACTCACTCGATCATACAAAG GATTCTGTAGTACGCAATGTCCGTAAAAGGCTGTTTGAAGCTGCATCATCCTTCAAAGGTAATATACATAACCAAGAGGAATTATTGAGGCTTATACAAACAGAATTTATAGTTTTGAAAAAGGCATTTGCTTTGGCTTGCTGGTCGGAGGAGGAAATGAATCATAAAGTTGCTGTAAAATTACTTAATCTTTTTCGAACAGGGAGGCTTGGTCATTATGTATTAGACTCCATACCCCATACTTGA
- the LOC130818311 gene encoding DAR GTPase 2, mitochondrial isoform X1: MCVIYWLPSISMLNKMTKKDSLSLMATLVGDAVRKNAGKHKNRWSWYTPFMAAASEAISQRIPVVDFVLDLRDARIPLSSECEIFKRLSSSSSSRRIIVLNKVDLVSRSQVKECLRHFEGQKFPVFSVNSHNKDNIHEFLNFLQGQVRALKKAEPQRHTITMMLVGIPNVGKSALANSLHQIGRISATEKGRLKHAVVSPLPGETKEISGLKVESHSDGFNNVFIFPSLFRLNHYVAILGFQVASHPNIYVLDTPGILPPQIIDVNVNANFALTDLNLFGKIKRLSAKTGSIYVCSYTLIVLWMQCTKIRLVAHNLRNSLSDVKFGAGAFTDSLAGEKVLAQYFLSVLNLSNEYQKWEKLSTPELLVSVKDDNVASHFGSSVNRVLSAEDSLDHTKDSVVRNVRKRLFEAASSFKGNIHNQEELLRLIQTEFIVLKKAFALACWSEEEMNHKVAVKLLNLFRTGRLGHYVLDSIPHT, encoded by the exons ATGTGTGTTATTTATTGGTTACCCAGTATCAGCATGTTAaacaaaatgacaaaaaaagatAGCTTATCATTGATGGCGACGCTAGTAGGTGATGCAGTTAGAAAAAATGCTGGAAAACATAAGAACAGGTGGAGTTGGTACACTCCTTTCATGGCCGCAGCTTCTGAAGCCATTTCTCAACGTATCCCAGTTGTGGATTTTGTTCTTGATCTTCGAGATGCACGT ATACCATTATCATCAGAATGTGAGATATTTAAGAGAttatcatcttcttcctcgTCTCGACGCATCATTGTTTTGAATAAGGTGGATTTGGTCAGCCGCTCCCAAGTCAAG GAATGTTTAAGGCATTTTGAAGGACAAAAATTTCCAGTTTTCAGTGTGAATTCACATAATAAAGATAACATTCATGAG TTTCTAAACTTCCTGCAAGGCCAAGTCAGAGCTTTGAAGAAAGCAGAGCCTCAACGCCATACCATAACAATGATGTTGGTTGGAATTCCTAATGTTGGAAAATCAGCTCTTGCAAATTCATTGCATCAAATTGGTCGGATTAGTGCGACAG AAAAGGGAAGGTTAAAGCATGCAGTAGTGAGTCCATTGCCTGGTGAGACAAAGGAAATCTCTGGTTTAAAGGTGGAGTCACACTCGGATGGTTTTAATAATGTGTttatttttccttctctttttcgATTGAATCATTATGTGGCTATATTGGGTTTCCAGGTTGCAAGCCACCCTAATATTTATGTCTTGGATACCCCTGGCATTTTACCTCCACAGATAATTGATGTGAACGTCAATGCCAATTTCGCTTTAACAG ATTTGAATTTGTTCGGGAAGATAAAGAGGTTGAGTGCTAAAACGGGTTCCATTTATGTCTGCTCTTATACACTCATAGTTTTATGGATGCAATGCACTAAGATTCGACTGGTGGCTCATAATCTGAGAAATAGTCTTTCTGATGTAAAGTTTGGTGCAGGAGCTTTCACTGATAGTTTAGCAGGAGAAAAAGTTCTTGCACAATATTTTCTCTCCGTCCTTAACTTGAGCAATGAATACCAGAAATGGGAGAAGTTATCTACTCCAGAACTTCTAGTTTCAGTAAAAGATGATAATGTGGCATCACATTTTGGTAGCTCTGTAAACAGAGTTTTAAGTGCAGAAGACTCACTCGATCATACAAAG GATTCTGTAGTACGCAATGTCCGTAAAAGGCTGTTTGAAGCTGCATCATCCTTCAAAGGTAATATACATAACCAAGAGGAATTATTGAGGCTTATACAAACAGAATTTATAGTTTTGAAAAAGGCATTTGCTTTGGCTTGCTGGTCGGAGGAGGAAATGAATCATAAAGTTGCTGTAAAATTACTTAATCTTTTTCGAACAGGGAGGCTTGGTCATTATGTATTAGACTCCATACCCCATACTTGA
- the LOC130820831 gene encoding heat stress transcription factor A-1 has translation MGESTSTVTMAASNSDGSINHLNNLPAPFLNKTYDMVDDPSTDVVVSWSANNNSFVVWNVPEFARDLLPKFFKHNNFSSFVRQLNTYGFRKVDPDRWEFANEGFLRGQKHLLKGISRRKSVHAHSYPQQSSIQTASVKSCVEVGKFALEEEVDRLKRDKNILMQELVRLRQQQQSTDNQLQTAGQRIQVMEQRQQQMMSFLAKAMHRPGFLAQLVQPKNDGNRHVTGVNKKRRLPNHDEENATMDNLNGSPLDGQIVKYQPLINEAGKSMLREILKLSENSRLDQSPKDPNTFLLDHVPAVPDVIDCSSSSTRTSGVTLSEVAQCSKPPIFVDEAGCSSNLALKSEMHTSCPMISEPAKEVGISAADLSSSQEDTLLSDFNQVQGILSQCSVEMPFSVTQNPDLGFTDSLSTVLNETLPMDSDVYSPRHLPVSGDAFWEQFFLSENTEEVDSSTPEASIAKEPEIHQEEREKLHHVSNLNEQMDLLAAELDKV, from the exons ATGGGAGAATCAACGTCTACAGTAACTATGGCGGCGAGTAATAGTGATGGTAGTATTAATCATTTGAATAATTTGCCAGCTCCTTTTCTGAACAAGACTTATGATATGGTGGATGATCCTTCAACTGATGTAGTTGTTTCATGGAGTGCTAATAATAATAGTTTTGTCGTTTGGAATGTTCCTGAGTTTGCTAGGGATCTTTTGCCTAAGTTTTTCAAGCATAATAATTTCTCCAGCTTTGTTCGCCAGCTTAACACTTAC GGTTTTAGGAAAGTTGATCCAGACCGCTGGGAGTTTGCTAATGAGGGGTTTCTAAGGGGTCAAAAACACTTGCTGAAAGGTATTAGCAGACGCAAGTCGGTTCATGCTCATTCTTATCCACAGCAGTCATCAATACAAACTGCTTCAGTAAAATCATGTGTTGAGGTAGGTAAGTTTGCgcttgaagaagaagttgaCAGGCTTAAAAGGGACAAGAATATTCTTATGCAAGAACTTGTTAGGTTGaggcaacaacaacaatcaacaGATAACCAGTTGCAGACTGCTGGACAACGTATTCAAGTTATGGAGCAGAGGCAGCAACAGATGATGTCATTTCTTGCCAAAGCTATGCACAGGCCAGGATTCTTGGCCCAGCTTGTACAGCCGAAAAATGATGGCAATAGACATGTCACTGGAGTCAATAAAAAGAGGAGACTTCCTAATCATGATGAAGAAAATGCTACTATGGATAATTTGAATGGTTCCCCATTAGATGGTCAGATTGTCAAATATCAGCCTTTGATAAATGAAGCTGGAAAATCAATGCTAAGAGAGATCTTGAAATTAAGTGAAAACTCTCGCCTTGACCAATCACCGAAGGACCCTAATACGTTTTTGCTTGATCACGTTCCTGCTGTTCCCGATGTTATAGACTGCAGCAGCTCCTCTACACGAACCTCTGGAGTGACTCTTTCTGAAGTGGCACAATGTTCTAAGCCGCCCATCTTTGTCGATGAAGCAGGGTGTTCTAGTAATCTTGCTTTGAAGTCAGAGATGCATACTTCTTGCCCCATGATAAGTGAACCAGCTAAAGAAGTTGGCATTTCAGCAGCTGATTTAAGCAGTTCTCAAGAAGATACTTTGTTGTCGGATTTCAACCAAGTGCAGGGAATTTTGTCTCAGTGCAGTGTTGAGATGCCTTTCTCTGTCACTCAGAATCCTGATCTTGGTTTCACAGATTCACTGTCAACAGTATTAAATGAAACATTACCAATGGACTCTGATGTCTATTCTCCTCGTCACCTTCCAGTGAGTGGTGATGCATTCTGGGAGCAGTTTTTTTTGTCTGAGAATACAGAAGAGGTAGATTCAAGTACACCAGAGGCCAGTATTGCAAAAGAGCCTGAAATACACCAGGAGGAAAGGGAGAAGCTCCACCATGTGAGTAATCTGAATGAGCAAATGGACCTTCTTGCAGCAGAATTGGATAAAGTTTGA
- the LOC130818311 gene encoding DAR GTPase 2, mitochondrial isoform X4 — protein sequence MAAASEAISQRIPVVDFVLDLRDARIPLSSECEIFKRLSSSSSSRRIIVLNKVDLVSRSQVKECLRHFEGQKFPVFSVNSHNKDNIHEFLNFLQGQVRALKKAEPQRHTITMMLVGIPNVGKSALANSLHQIGRISATEKGRLKHAVVSPLPGETKEISGLKVESHSDGFNNVFIFPSLFRLNHYVAILGFQVASHPNIYVLDTPGILPPQIIDVNVNANFALTDLNLFGKIKRLSAKTGSIYVCSYTLIVLWMQCTKIRLVAHNLRNSLSDVKFGAGAFTDSLAGEKVLAQYFLSVLNLSNEYQKWEKLSTPELLVSVKDDNVASHFGSSVNRVLSAEDSLDHTKDSVVRNVRKRLFEAASSFKGNIHNQEELLRLIQTEFIVLKKAFALACWSEEEMNHKVAVKLLNLFRTGRLGHYVLDSIPHT from the exons ATGGCCGCAGCTTCTGAAGCCATTTCTCAACGTATCCCAGTTGTGGATTTTGTTCTTGATCTTCGAGATGCACGT ATACCATTATCATCAGAATGTGAGATATTTAAGAGAttatcatcttcttcctcgTCTCGACGCATCATTGTTTTGAATAAGGTGGATTTGGTCAGCCGCTCCCAAGTCAAG GAATGTTTAAGGCATTTTGAAGGACAAAAATTTCCAGTTTTCAGTGTGAATTCACATAATAAAGATAACATTCATGAG TTTCTAAACTTCCTGCAAGGCCAAGTCAGAGCTTTGAAGAAAGCAGAGCCTCAACGCCATACCATAACAATGATGTTGGTTGGAATTCCTAATGTTGGAAAATCAGCTCTTGCAAATTCATTGCATCAAATTGGTCGGATTAGTGCGACAG AAAAGGGAAGGTTAAAGCATGCAGTAGTGAGTCCATTGCCTGGTGAGACAAAGGAAATCTCTGGTTTAAAGGTGGAGTCACACTCGGATGGTTTTAATAATGTGTttatttttccttctctttttcgATTGAATCATTATGTGGCTATATTGGGTTTCCAGGTTGCAAGCCACCCTAATATTTATGTCTTGGATACCCCTGGCATTTTACCTCCACAGATAATTGATGTGAACGTCAATGCCAATTTCGCTTTAACAG ATTTGAATTTGTTCGGGAAGATAAAGAGGTTGAGTGCTAAAACGGGTTCCATTTATGTCTGCTCTTATACACTCATAGTTTTATGGATGCAATGCACTAAGATTCGACTGGTGGCTCATAATCTGAGAAATAGTCTTTCTGATGTAAAGTTTGGTGCAGGAGCTTTCACTGATAGTTTAGCAGGAGAAAAAGTTCTTGCACAATATTTTCTCTCCGTCCTTAACTTGAGCAATGAATACCAGAAATGGGAGAAGTTATCTACTCCAGAACTTCTAGTTTCAGTAAAAGATGATAATGTGGCATCACATTTTGGTAGCTCTGTAAACAGAGTTTTAAGTGCAGAAGACTCACTCGATCATACAAAG GATTCTGTAGTACGCAATGTCCGTAAAAGGCTGTTTGAAGCTGCATCATCCTTCAAAGGTAATATACATAACCAAGAGGAATTATTGAGGCTTATACAAACAGAATTTATAGTTTTGAAAAAGGCATTTGCTTTGGCTTGCTGGTCGGAGGAGGAAATGAATCATAAAGTTGCTGTAAAATTACTTAATCTTTTTCGAACAGGGAGGCTTGGTCATTATGTATTAGACTCCATACCCCATACTTGA